A window of Rosa rugosa chromosome 7, drRosRugo1.1, whole genome shotgun sequence genomic DNA:
GTCGCTCCAGCGGCCGAGCATAGCGGAGGCCGCTACCCCGCCTCTCAATTTCAAGCCGTTTTCAAATCAATTTGTTCTCCGATGCGGGGATCTTCTGCTGCGGTGGTTGATGGCAATGATTGGGATAGGTGACTTCTGGCCATGGCCTAAGCGTGGGCGTATCCGGCGACGTCCTCAATTTCTGGTGAATTTGTTTCAGATCGGGTGGATCTTGGGCCTCAATCTTGGGACTGTTACTGCTAGGACTGCTGGCGGTGGCTCAGAATGGTACTAAGCTCAGGTTTTGGAGGCTATGGTGGTTGCACTGGGTTGATACGGCATTGGAGTTGCATACGTTGTTGCTGACAGCCATGGAATTTGGTGGCGTTGGTTGGGTGCCCAGCAGATGGGCTGGTCTATTGCCGCTAGGGCTGGGGCTGGCGGAGGTGTTTCAGAGAGGTGGTGGGCCTCTGACTTGGTGGCCGGGAAGGTTGAAGATGAAGCCGCGCGGGAGGCTGCTGcgatgggtgtccagatcattCTGGGTTACTTGGTTTTTGGGCTGTCCAGCTCTATCCATGGGTCTGGACCCCATCGAAGAAAATTAAGACTCCAGGAAAGGAGGAGAAATTGGTGAATGGCTTGTCCGAATTCACCATAGTCGAGGTTGTCAATGGTTCTAACCCGTCTAAGGGTAAGGAACCAATAGTTGTTTAATAGGTTTTTCTAGTATTGATTGTCTATACTTGTAAGAATATCTCTATGAGTCTTGTGGAAGTACTTAGCTttagcgtaccacaattgcgtgctcgaCGTATAAGATTAGGTAGAATAGATTGCCTGCAAGAGTGCAAGGCAAAGTGTTTTTATGTGgcatagactactctgagcAAAAGTGTTTTATTGGAGTAGTCTTCTGTACTATTCCTGATCTATGAACCGGGACATACTATTGGTATATATGTTCTCTTTTATCAAAAAAATACTGTATATACAATATGACATTTGTCTCATAAACAAATAACAGGATTATATTCTACCCAAATCAACTCTTTATTGAGAGACAAGCTATGgtactgtgatgtttatcatacactcattttacatctatttgaacaaaaattacaattttttgaatcaaaattacaacattgagaacatgTATGAGATACATGTatgtattatagaattttccctttATTGATACATGTTTGTATTCATTGGCCTATGAAAGTTTTGCCAAGAAGCTAACGACTTTAATTATTATGGAATATCAACCAATTACTATACTAGAGCTATAGGGATATATTTTTATTGCTTCCACAGACTGAATTAAAAGGAAATATATGGAAGCAAAAAAATATTCCTTTTGTTTTAGCAAAACATATATATGGAACTCATCAAAAAAGACAATACTCATTCCAATATTATTTATAGGAAACTGGGGACTAAAGGCGATGTGCAGGCTCCAAAATTCCAAGGAAAGCTAATCTGATCATACACTGCAGGATATGATGATATATTGGCCGTTTGATCCTCAATGATAGGAAAATTCCATGCCATGTTGTCGTCGTTTTGATTATGTACCCTTTGCTTCTTCAAAGCTTGGAATTCTTCTCCAGAGGATTGAATCTCGGTCTTCTCAGCGTCCGAGTCAGACGTCCCGAAGTCCTTAGCATTTGATTCGGATTCCTCACAGAGAGAAGGCAGCGATTTTCTAGATATGGGTTTGATAGGTTTCGTAAAGGTCGGGCGGTTATCATTGCGACTCCGATCTGCTGAAATTGTATCAAGGAACCTTCCCTGGGCTTCAAATTTTTGCTTCAAGCTCTTGTGCACCTTAAATACAGAACCAATATTAGTACGTACGTACATACATACCCCATAGTTTTTGCTAAATATTTATTTGTTACTGTTTTACTATTACTTGTAATTTCGATATGATCGAGTATATACCTCAAGTTGATCACTCAATCTCCTTTGTACTTGTGTATGCATGAGATGTAACGCTTCATTGAGCTGAGCAGCACTGAATGGTGTTAAAAAAAGAATGCATGCATGTAAGAAATTAGTAGTTATAAGCAAGTAATAATTAACTTATAAACTTAATTAGTTACACGTACAGCAATATTCTCGTGAATTCAGAAACTAATACTCACGATGTTGTGCCGAAGTTAGGCAGTATTTCTGAAATGTTTTTCCTCTGGAGATTGCCTGCTTCTGTGGAAAACGAAACAAGACCACACAATTAGATATGTAGCAGGGTAAAGAAGCTATCAAAAAATACCAACTAAACTTCACATGGAATCAAAAACAGTACTAATTAATAAATAGACTTACTACTGGTAGTCTCTGGTACAAATTTTGAGATCCTGTACTTCTGCAAAttgatgaaaaagaagaaagtatATTCAGCTACGTACCATAACTTTACTAATCAACCGCAATATTCAATCAACTACTGGCCAAACCTTTTCCTTTAAGTGGTTTGCATGAGTTAGTGAAAAGCATAACTTCGTATGTTTATTTTTCGGCTTTTATATTACTGGCACTAAAGGACATAAACTTAGGCATCCAAGCCACACAGTGGCCGGTGTAGCTGCAAATTCTATTATGGAGGACAAGACGTAAATAATAGGATCaactgaaaattaaactaatcTAACAAGATGAAATGATATTGATTCAATATTATTCTGCATGTTTATAATCTTCTTTAGCTAGGAATTTTCTCAGGCTGCGGCTTAATATAGAAACTTATATCTGCTAGCTACTAGCAAAATGAAGAACGAAAAGAATAGAGGTGAAGCGGAAAGGAGAGGGTGAACTGATCCTTGCGAACCTTAGCTGGCTCCTCCGCCCTGGATTGAACTCAGAGTTAATGGGCGAAATATGAAATGCCTCAATATTTTCACTCTCATATCTGATGTGAGACATCTTTCAACACTAGCTAAACCTAAAGACTGAAACTTTATGGTATAATCTAGCTGGGATTAATATCCAGAATTCCAGATGCAcattaaaacaaagaaaatatctgTAGAACCTGCAAATGGCTTTTGATATGGTAGATGGTCAGTCCAGAAACTCCCATAGCCTTCAGAATACCCTTTGGTGTTGCCCCTAAAAACATAAATCAAACAGATTACAAACAAAGATATAAACAAAAGCCGTGCGTGCATGCATGCAAATCACTTCCATATATGTATGTAACTAGGGATACATCTCAGATATGTAGTGATCACATAACTAGCAGAGAGACTTACTATCAGGGCCACCAAGCTTGGTAACTGCCTCGACGAACATATCGTGTAGCTCCTGCGTCCAACGCAACCGTTCCTTGTTCCCTGCAGAGGCATCTAAGCATTTAGTCGAACCCATTGCGATCACCGAATTAGTCCACTGCTGTGATGGGAAGAGGAGGATTGGGATGATGAGGCCACGCAGACCCAAGTCCAACCATTGCGCTCAATTAAAGAGCAGAAGTTAACACGATGATTACAAAAGACAGTTGTCCACGAAAACAAATCGCAATTAGGTGGCGATGTAAACTATGGTGTTCTGCTAGGTTTCGATGCCTTACGCTGTCTCTAACTGTCGTAATAAACTAAGAGAGCACAGAGTCAGAGTCCAACCATTTCAAACTTTGATTTTAATTAAGTGTCTTTGTTTGTAGTGATTATGTCTCAAACCGTTTAAGTCAAATATTTCGACTTTATAATCAACTTATAACCTTGTTCTCTTATGTCATCTGTCTTGGTCGGAACTTGATTATTATTCACCTGGAAAATAGATGGAAGTTCTGTCTGCTTTGCCTGCTGTCCTGTTTGGTAGTTTTCTTATACGTACACAAATATAACACAGAAAAACCATAGCTTTGTGGATCTCTATATCATATTATACTAATTAACCAGTTGGCTTTCAACTCCAGCCGTCTAACGGGTTGTTTGTTTTCCCCACTCAGATTCCATAGAGAATTGCCATTGCCCTAAGAGACATTGCCTTAATTAAGGCCCAACTGTGAGTCTCGATCTGTGGAATCTAAACCCTGAACCAAGACGCCCAGTTTACCACCCATGGGTTTGGATAACAACTTGTTTGTGCTTGTTTCAGTCCAGCTAGTAGCTACCGcattaacaaaaattaaaacgGTATTAATCCATATAGTTGTGACCTCATACCGATCCAGAAAAtattattgatttattttttcttttactacTATGGATGGGACTTTGAATCTTTGATGCCACGCGAATTGGAGGTAGAGGGGAGGTCTTTTCGTATCGGATGTGCCATGAGGAGGGAGCATAGTTGGTAAGCCGGTTGGCTTGTTAGCAGGGCCAGTTTTCAGAATTCACACTCGACACTCTTCATAAACTCGTCATTTATCGAGTATGATTTTTAAAATGTGTTCCAATTTATGGGACACCCAAACCTTGAacgaaatattttttttaagttgTGTCTCAACCCTCAACTACAGTTCGATTTTGAAGAATCAGGTGGAAAGTCGGAAAGACATCCAAGCCCCTTATAAATCTTGATGCGAAGTTGTAATTTTCAATGTGGGATAACTCCTCGCATTTTGGGTCCTTGATCGCTTGTCAATTACTTGCATCATTCTCACTTGTATCCACCGGCTTGTCAATCACTAACATTCATACGTACGCCAACTCTACTCTTTTTGCTCCTATTACTTTCAGGTCTTTTGAGGATTGAGATCCATAACTGA
This region includes:
- the LOC133721895 gene encoding myb family transcription factor PHL7-like — its product is MGSTKCLDASAGNKERLRWTQELHDMFVEAVTKLGGPDRATPKGILKAMGVSGLTIYHIKSHLQKYRISKFVPETTSKAGNLQRKNISEILPNFGTTSAAQLNEALHLMHTQVQRRLSDQLEVHKSLKQKFEAQGRFLDTISADRSRNDNRPTFTKPIKPISRKSLPSLCEESESNAKDFGTSDSDAEKTEIQSSGEEFQALKKQRVHNQNDDNMAWNFPIIEDQTANISSYPAVYDQISFPWNFGACTSPLVPSFL